The Triticum urartu cultivar G1812 chromosome 6, Tu2.1, whole genome shotgun sequence genome includes the window GGACTGTCCGAAGGGATCTGACACGTTATGAGGAGATGGACAAAGAAGCCCAAGCTCAGATGAATGAGGAGCTTTCAGGATGGAAGCTTGTTGTTGGTGATGTCTTCAGGGAGCCCTGCTGCTCAAAGCTGCTGTGTGTTATGGTCGCTGATGGTATCCAGATCACCGGCATGGCAGTCGTTACAATCGTGTTTGCTGCTCTGGGTTTTCTCTCACCTGCTTCCAGGGGAATGCTCTTGACCGGAATGATCATCCTCTACCTCTTCCTTGGAATTATTGCTGGATATGTTGGTGTCCGTCTCTGGAGGACCATCAAACAATCCACAGACGGGTGGAAATCTGTCGCTTGGCTGACCTCCTGCTTCTTCCCTGGCATTGTTTTCATCATCTTGACGGTGCTGAACTCCATCCTGTGGGGTAAGAAGAGCACTGGAGCTTTACCCATTTCACTCTTCTTCACCCTCTTGGCCCTGTGGTTCTGCATCTCCGTGCCACTCACTCTTATTGGAGGCTTGCTAGGCACACGGGCTGCAAGCATAGAATTCCCTGTCCGTACCAACCAAATCCCAAGAGAGATCCCTGAGCGCAAGTTCCCTTCATGGCTCCTTGTGCTCGGTGCAGGAACATTGCCTTTCGGCACCCTTTTCATTGAGCTCTTCTTCATCCTTTCTAGCATCTGGCTGGGGAGGTTCTACTATGTATTCGGCTTCCTGTTCATCGTCCTCTTCCTGTTGGTCATAGTCTGTGGTGAGGTTTCTTTGGTCCTGACCTACATGCACCTCTGTGTTGAGGACTGGAAGTGGTGGTGGAAAGCCTTCTTTGCCTCTGGCTCCGTTGCGTTCTTCGTCTTCCTATACTCCATCAACTACCTGGTGTTCGACCTCAGGAGCCTGAGCGGGCCAGTCTCCGCGACACTCTACCTGGGCTACTCCTTGATCATGGCATTTGCCATCATGCTGTCAACTGGCGCCATCGGCTTCTTGCTCTCGTTCTACTTCGTCCACTACCTCTTCTCGTCCGTCAAGATTGACTAGAAGCCCCCTGCAGTAGTGTCACCTGATTCTGGTGATAGTTATCCCTTAGAAACACAAACACAAATAACTGTCAAACTGAAAAATGGAAACATATGTCGATTTACATGGCTTAGCACAGTTACTCCAGCTTATGTTTACTTCTTAGACATGTTTGTAATGCTTCGTCTATGTTCTCTTGCCTTTTTTTGTAATAGTATTATGTTTTGCTTGCTCTGGGCGTTTGTGAGCAGCAAATTTTGTTATCGGGGACTTGTTGAAATATGAAATGGGCAAATTTGATTACAGCTCCTTGTGATCTGTTTTGACGTTTTAGTGCTGGTGAGGTGTGTTGCTACACATGTTCGAAAAATTTGTAACCAGATTGTCCTGTTGTAGGCTGGGCAGTTTTACACTGCCACCTGGGTATGCTGTTGATCATTGGCTTCTCGtgttcttttctttttttgaaaCTGGGAGCTTCTCGTGTTCTGAAGTTTGAATCAGTTCTACTTTGTCTCGGTGATTGTTTCTTGTCTGTGTTATGGTATCCACATGTTTGTTTTAGCGAAACCACGATCTTTGTGGTTGTTGGTGTGTACAAGTGTACTATCTTTGCGGTGCCACTTAGGATAATTGTAGCTTTAAAGTTGAATGCAACGAACATATTGTAATATGATTGCTCATGAATTGGTTTAGTTTGCAAGATGAAATGTCCACTCTGCGGTTTGGCGGCTAGCTTCTCTGATTTGCATTGAGGATCTCCTCATATTTGATTGTAATCATATCCTTAACCAATAAAGCTCCCATTTATCAGGAAAAAGAACTGAGTACTTAAACTTAGTACTTAGTACAATTTTGTATTAAAGTTGGTACAAAGTTGATGCACTTATTTTGGGCCAGAGGAGTACAAGTTAGTGGGACTGGCTGTGAGATCTGACGGCTTGCCATTGTCAAAGTTTAGCTTTGAACCAAACAAACACCTAAACGCAAAATGTATGAACTAATTGCCGAGAACCAAAGAGTTCCCATGTTGTATTGTTCGAACGCCTACGTTTTGTAGGTCTGTGCAGGAAAAATGATTGATCGGTACAGGTAGACCTAGCACTATATTTGGACACCTGCACGTTGCCCACGAGTGTCGCACGACGCAACCACCATTTTATTTTAAAATTAGAAATACCAGTTCCTCTTGTTTCTTCAGTAGATAGAATCCAGTACTAGATCGGTTTTTCATATGCTCACAAAGCCACCAGTGCATGGAACGGTAGAGGACATAACTGACAAATGAGGGTCATATATGTCACAAATGCCTTTGTGTCTGCTTGCGGTCCACAAAATGATGTGGTGGACTCTGGATCTGGAGTTTGGGAGAGCCGGCGCATAGAAGAATATCATCGTTGAGCGCAAGACAGCGCACGGTATGAGTGCACCTTGCTCGTACCGTCCGGCGTAACACACGCGCAGCGCTCTCTCGACTGGCGCGCTAACACCAGTGAAAACTCGCGTctgctctggccgggcatgaatgcagCACTGCCTCTCTCGAGCGATGCTGACCGTTTCGGACGGGAAGCAAGCGCGAGCGAGTGAGGATTTTTGATGGGTCAGAGTAGTCAGATGCGGACGTGGCAGCGGTTCAGCAGCAAAGCCCCTATAGTTTGCCTTAGATTTATGAAAAAAAGCATGTCCGGATCACTCGATGGATCAATACAGACTCGCCATGGATGGCACAACACGTTTGGACCGCGTAATCCAGATGTATGCGAACAGTTTGAAGGTCgggcgttggagatgcccttaggcATAACGTGTAGGCGTAGCCCATAACATCATCTACAATCGGACTTCTCAAACCTGCCTCATACGCCTTAGCAGGCCGTTCGATCACAAATTTTTGATCTAGATGGGCCTCTCAAACGGCCCTCAAACACCTGGGCTGACCGGCACTCCTCATATCCAGCCTAAATATTGGGCAGATATAGGGGCGCCCGGACACGCCCGCCACGTCGGTCTGACTAAGGGGCCCACACGGAAACGCCCCGAAACCCGGCGGTCCGATGGACGTCGCGTCCGTCGCCGCGGTGTGAACGCCGCGTGGCGCCGCTCCGGCTCGCTGCCCAAGAAGAAATCCGGCTATTTAAATTGACCGGCCTCCCGCAACCCTAACCCACCCCTCCCCTCTCTCCGCGCCGCTAGTCCGAGCCCATCCACCACCTCCCTCTCCCGCTCCGGCGCTCTGCCCACTCTCCGGCACTCCGCCATGGTCCGGAGCAAGATCACCTACTATGCCATGCTGACGTCGGAGCGACGCTACAAGATCCAACAGTAGATCCGAGCGAGGGAAACTGCACGCGCCGCCCGCATCGCTGCTGGCTGCCTCCAGACTCGCCAGAgtcggagaaggaggaggagcagccgaggaaagaggaggaggaggagatggctccgccggaggtggaggaggcggaggagtcgGACCAGCAGGTGCCGCCCTTCAACATGGAGCAGGCGGAGGCGGAGTTCGCCGTCGCCTAGTTCGGCGAGATGGCGGAGCAACAGGCCATCCTGGAGTCCATCCAGGATGAGGCCTATGTGGAGGCCAACCGAGCATTGCTCCGCTGGGAGCAGGCGGAGTCTGACGCGCTCTTCGCCGAGTTCGATGCGGAGATAGAGGCGGAGGAGGCCGAAGCGGAGCAGCCGGAGCCAGTGGCGGAGCCAGAAATTCAATATAGAGGAGGCCAAACATGTTATATAATGTTAGACAGGGCCAAATCATCTAAATCTTGCTAATTTTGTTTAAGAAATGAAGGATTAAGAGCATATATAGTGGTATTTATGAGAGCATAGGGGGCCTTGGCCCCTGCTAGCACCCCATGCCTCCCGCCACTGGCCGGAGCTGCAGCTGCCGTCCATGTTGCCGGAGCCGGGCATGGAGATCGTTGTGATCTCCGACGAGGAGTAGCTAGGATTGACGTAGTATGTAGGTTATTTTTcgttttgcatgtgtttgtatgGATATAAGAATCAAGTATGAGATGTCCGGATGCAATTGCATGTGTTTGTATGGATATAAAAATCAAGTATGAGATGTCCGGATGCAATTGCATGTGTTTGTATGGATATAAGAATCAAGTATGAGATGTCCGGATGCAACAAGTGAAAtttaagagcatctccagccgcgcccccaacaggccctccTCAGGCGTTTTTgccgcgccggcgccgaaaaaacggtccagtcgcgcccccaggacgcCGAAAAACGCCGGCTCGGGCCTTTTTTCCGCCCGACGGTCACAGGCTGAACCTGGCGCACTGGGGGGCAGTTGGGGGCTCCGGCGCAAGGGAAAAGCGCGACTGGCCCACGCCGTCAGGGAAACagtcaaggttttcttccccGACTCGCCTCCCACCCCCGCGCCCTCGGCCGCCAGTAGCTTTATcccggcgccgcccgccgcctttCACCACTAGATAGCCATTCCACGCCGGAAAAATAGCAGAgcttcgccgcggcagcccctccaACAGCAGCTGGGCGTTTCCGGCCGCCGTTTCCGGCCGCGAAGGGGCAGTTTAGCGGCGGGGACACGCCCACCGggcgcaaggtgttcggcgatttgcctgcctcgacgatggactcggatgacgaggaagcgctcaccgcgctgctggaggaggaagccgaggccgacattcaggaagaagagcatcttatggtgctcgccgccctcacccagctgctggcgagcaatgaaaagccgcggcgaggtggctcggcgacggggcgggtgaaagcaaagaaccggcatcgtctcgaaggctactgcatgctctactccgactacttcgccgatgctccacttcacgGCGAGAAAACATTTtggcgccgttatcggatgagccgaaaactcttcctcaggattgtgaattccatccgggagttcgacaactacttcaagtgcaagatggattgcaccggcgcccttggattcacctccatccagaagtgcatGACAGCGAggaggatgcttgcatacggagctcccggtgattcactcgacgactatgggcgcatggccgagtccaccagcatagagtgtttctacaagttctgtcaGGCAGTGGTGGTAGTGTTTGGACcgcaatacttgagaacacccaatgcggaagacactgctcggatcctagcacagaatgcagcaagaggatttcttgggatgcttggaagcatcgactgcatgcattgaaaatggaagaattgcccatttgcttggcagaggatgtacaaaggcgccaaaggcggttgcagtgtgaTACTTGAGGCGATGGCCACACAgaacctctggatttggcactccttctttggtatgctaggaactcacaatgacatcaacgtgctgcagtgctctcctgtctttgccaagcttgttgaaggtcattctcatccggtgaacttcgagatcaatgggtggcactacaacaaggggtactatctagctgatggcatatatccgagatggtcgacatttgtgaagacgatctcaaaccctgtgccaggaggcaagaacgcctggtttgcgaaggttcaggaggcttgcaggaaggatgtcgagcgggcatttggtgtgctccaatctcgatttactgttgtccggtaccccgctcaaacctggtcgaaagatcaaatatgggagattatgacttgccgtgtcatcttgcacaacatgatcatcgagagcgagcaagaagacccagtgtttgacactgaaccatactacaggcagggtcctctagccgaagttgatcaccagctaccggcaacctggactgcctatctcagtatgcgtcaggagatccgagacccacaggtgcatcatcaatTGCAGCAAGATCTGATAGAGCatctatggaggctcaagggcgaCGTCGGGCGCGACGTGTGATaaaatatgagtttttatttgttgaagtatataatttgtattgaactatttgttgttgtactattttgttgaagtatttgatatttctgtgatgaaatatgtgataaaaaaatttatgtgcataattgaacGCCGAACAACGGCGAACCACGTCGAATATGAGCCTATTATCGCCCATATGGGCCCTTTATTTGTCGAAATGTGGCTGAAAAGTGGGCCAATTTCGGCCCCTGGGGGCGAGCTGGGGGCGACGACTGGACGCGAAACCGCCCCCAGCGCCGATTGCATCGCCGGCTCGgcccagggggcgatttttatgcgtcttgggggccgaacggctggagatgctctaagatgTGCTCGGTAATGGACACGTTCACGGTTGTTTGAGATACCGGATTTGCCATATGTGGCTATAGATGCTCTAAGAAGGCAAAGGTGCATTTAGTTGCTGCATTTACTAGTACATTGTATATTCAAAATAAAAAAATTTACTAGTACAATGAAGACTGACCAATTTACAGTCAGCTTGCCAAGTCGTCGGCGACTTGGTCAAACCGGCCTAGATTTTCTTTTTGCGCGAAGAAAACCGGCCTAGGTTCACCTTGAGCAGATCCGCCTGACATAAGAAATGCCACTAGGACAGGCATGGGCTGCTCCGCACCTCTAGCATTTGCAAGATCAACTCAGCACTATA containing:
- the LOC125514426 gene encoding transmembrane 9 superfamily member 12-like; the encoded protein is MLPKMPSGRWISASLLVILLSLHPIADAFYLPGTFMHTYEAGETIAAKVNSLTSIETELPFSYYSLPYCKPQEGVKKSAENLGEVLMGDQIDNSPYHFHVNVNESLYLCTTDPLTKEQAELLKNRARNLYQVNMILDNLPVMRFTEQNGMTIQWTGYPVGYNPMGSSEDYIINHLKFRVLVHPYQAQGDVVVTSEDGVAMVESDRKSGFQIVGFEVVPCSVKRDPAAMAKLKMYEKVESVNCPLELEKSQVIREKEQITFTYEVEYVKSNIKWPSRWDAYLKMDGAKVHWFSIMNSMMVVFFLAGIVFVIFLRTVRRDLTRYEEMDKEAQAQMNEELSGWKLVVGDVFREPCCSKLLCVMVADGIQITGMAVVTIVFAALGFLSPASRGMLLTGMIILYLFLGIIAGYVGVRLWRTIKQSTDGWKSVAWLTSCFFPGIVFIILTVLNSILWGKKSTGALPISLFFTLLALWFCISVPLTLIGGLLGTRAASIEFPVRTNQIPREIPERKFPSWLLVLGAGTLPFGTLFIELFFILSSIWLGRFYYVFGFLFIVLFLLVIVCGEVSLVLTYMHLCVEDWKWWWKAFFASGSVAFFVFLYSINYLVFDLRSLSGPVSATLYLGYSLIMAFAIMLSTGAIGFLLSFYFVHYLFSSVKID